The following proteins come from a genomic window of Syngnathus acus chromosome 15, fSynAcu1.2, whole genome shotgun sequence:
- the vstm4a gene encoding V-set and transmembrane domain-containing protein 4a: MYISVVLLVLTKALLTEICHALNVTVIPAPVVSATERDNLTLSCLVSQRKKNGSNLVLRWFFSPLGAPTPAPPLPPPSPSPAAPEPSQVLIVKMGIKKIKLYGNYTRRFPQPKFRLYEQSEGEVYRLRILNVTGTDQGFYTCRVHEIRKYRNIWRASANGSSTTQLTVHFTPEARRGEGIWRLLSDVNMCAVLICSLGLLSIFLFTLTITIQHLYRRHRLKESYLLVKCPESSSGETVTSSSSSSSSSPRAHNKYKVQKSDIKVALKPPKVPEEPPPLTPPAVPVASKRPQKPKRSKVPRKSATHQAHKDDSLTYAELELVRPTVEPPASTSPDPDPSSPDTVYAQILFQEKQL, encoded by the exons ATGTACATCTCTGTAGTGCTGCTGGTCCTGACTAAAGCTCTGCTCACAG AAATATGTCATGCTCTGAACGTGACTGTGATCCCGGCGCCTGTGGTCTCGGCAACCGAGCGGGACAACCTGACACTGTCCTGCCTGGTATCTCAGAGAAAGAAGAATGGCAGCAATCTCGTCCTCCGGTGGTTCTTCTCCCCTCTGGGTGCTCCCACCCCTGCGCCTCCTTTACCTCCCCCATCTCCTTCCCCCGCTGCCCCCGAGCCCTCCCAGGTCCTCATAGTCAAAATGGGCATCAAGAAAATCAAGCTGTACGGAAACTACACTCGCCGCTTCCCCCAGCCCAAGTTTCGTCTTTATGAGCAATCGGAGGGAGAGGTATACCGCTTGAGGATTCTAAACGTGACTGGGACGGACCAGGGCTTCTACACGTGTCGGGTGCACGAGATAAGAAAGTACAGGAACATATGGAGAGCATCGGCCAATGGAAGCAGCACCACACAGTTGACAG TGCATTTTACACCAGAGGCTCGTAGAGGTGAAGGAATTTGGCGTCTGTTATCAG ACGTGAACATGTGTGCCGTGCTGATCTGCTCGCTGGGCTTGCTCTCCATCTTCCTTTTCACTCTCACCATCACCATCCAGCACTTATACAGGAGACACAGGCTGAAAG AAAGTTACCTTCTGGTCAAGTGTCCAGAGAGCAG CTCCGGAGAGACGGTAACCAGCTCCAGCAGTTCTTCTAGTTCCTCTCCAAGAGCACACAATAAATACAAGGTTCAGAAAAGTGATATAAAAGTGGCGTTAAAACCCCCAAAGGTGCCTGAGGAGCCACCACCACTCACACCACCTGCAG tgcCTGTGGCTTCAAAAAGACCCCAGAAGCCCAAAAGGTCAAAGGTTCCAAGGAAGTCTGCCACT CATCAAGCACATAAGGATGACAGCCTGACATACGCGGAACTAGAGTTGGTCCGACCAACCGTGGAACCCCCAGCTTCGACCAGTCCAGACCCCGACCCTTCCAGCCCAGACACGGTGTACGCTCAGATCCTCTTCCAGGAGAAGCAGCTGTAA